Proteins encoded together in one Mugil cephalus isolate CIBA_MC_2020 chromosome 16, CIBA_Mcephalus_1.1, whole genome shotgun sequence window:
- the LOC125022696 gene encoding tropomyosin-1-like: MLKNRREMWEKTAEMEQRMKELDNKNKYLEEAKREMGRKMKALKNQSEDVERENLELKEKVKHLEETAKQMKNRSEKLTEKNEELEREKNDLETNNKAMVERSEELNSKLKDLTEGKKELEEKIKDLEESRNNMQETGKTPKEGNSDLEQEKKDLEENMKEKNEQLKERIGEEEEEKEETEKRNKDLEVKEDTEKKDTEPPKSKKKEKKGFWSWLRRKSRGSKVRVEEEAPSCSAGPSTSTSTSTLPLSSM; this comes from the coding sequence AGCAAAGGATGAAAGAATTGgacaacaagaacaaatacCTGGAGGAGGCTAAGAGAGAAATGGGGCGGAAAATGAAAGCTCTGAAAAACCAGAGTGAAGACGTGGAGCGAGAAAACTTAGAGCTGAAGGAAAAGGTTAAACATCTGGAAGAGACCgcgaaacaaatgaaaaacagaagcgAAAAACTGACAGAGAAGAACGAAGAGTTGGAGCGGGAGAAGAACGACCTGGAGACCAACAATAAAGCAATGGTGGAGAGAAGTGAAGAACTAAACAGTAAGTTGAAAGACTTGACTGAAGGGaagaaagagctggaggagaaaattaAAGACCTGGAGGAGAGTAGGAACAACATGCAGGAAACAGGTAAGACACCGAAAGAGGGGAACAGTGATTtggaacaggagaaaaaggatctggaggagaatatgaaagagaaaaatgaacaactgaAGGAGAGGAtcggagaagaggaagaggaaaaggaagaaacgGAGAAGAGGAACAAAGATCTTGAAGTAAAGgaagacacagagaagaaagacaCTGAGCCCCCaaagtcaaaaaagaaagaaaagaagggtttCTGGAGTTGGCTGCGAAGAAAGAGCAGAGGCAGCAAGGTGAGAGTGGAAGAGGAGGCTCCTAGTTGTTCAGCAGgtccttccacctccacctccacctccaccctccctctgtcctccatgTAA